In Papaver somniferum cultivar HN1 chromosome 1, ASM357369v1, whole genome shotgun sequence, a genomic segment contains:
- the LOC113311516 gene encoding protein DETOXIFICATION 27-like: MEKGVITNGGRREERLGPLLDGSNGYHSRNKNDLARRVWIESKKLWHTAGPGIFNRISAFSITVSTQAFAGHLGNLELASVAISINVFFGFSFGLMYGMASALETLCGQAYGAKRYHMLGIFLQRSWIVQFVTAILLLPLFFFISPILRFLGQPDDVAELSGLLSLWLIPLHFAYAVSFPLQRFLQSQLKAYVSAGVALFAVTVHIFMSWLFVYKLGVGIIGSVITVSISWWIISLGLFCYVVCGGFPGTWDGFSVEAFSGLWDYFKLSAASCVMMCYFSYSQLYYFSIHFYLFFCLSDSVVRLWPYVMVTVRKLKIFSLEIWY, translated from the exons ATGGAGAAAGGTGTAATTACAAATGGAGGAAGAAGGGAGGAAAGATTGGGGCCATTGTTGGATGGAAGTAATGGATATCATAGTCGAAATAAAAATGATTTAGCAAGGAGGGTATGGATCGAATCAAAAAAGTTATGGCATACTGCTGGTCCTGGTATATTCAATCGTATTTCTGCTTTTTCCATTACTGTTTCCACTCAAGCCTTTGCTGGTCATCTGGGTAACCTTGAGCTTGCCTCAGTTGCCATCTCCATTAATGTGTTCTTTGGTTTCAGCTTCGGCTTAATG TATGGAATGGCAAGTGCATTAGAGACATTGTGCGGCCAAGCTTACGGAGCTAAGAGATACCATATGTTGGGAATTTTCCTGCAACGTTCATGGATTGTTCAGTTTGTCACCGCAATTTTACTTCTACcgcttttctttttcatttcaccAATTCTTAGATTCTTAGGTCAGCCAGACGATGTAGCTGAACTATCAGGGTTATTGAGTTTATGGCTGATTCCACTTCATTTTGCATATGCTGTTTCATTCCCattacaaagatttcttcagagTCAACTTAAGGCATATGTTTCTGCTGGGGTTGCTTTGTTTGCGGTAACGGTTCACATTTTCATGAGCTGGTTATTTGTTTACAAGCTTGGTGTCGGTATAATTGGATCTGTTATCACTGTCAGTATCTCATGGTGGATTATAAGTTTAGGATTATTTTGTTATGTTGTTTGTGGGGGTTTCCCTGGAACTTGGGATGGTTTTTCTGTGGAAGCCTTTTCTGGCCTGTGGGATTATTTCAAACTCTCAGCAGCTTCTTGTGTCATGATGTGCTACTTTTCTTATTCTCAGCTTTACTATTTCTcgattcatttttatttatttttttgcctgTCCGACTCTGTTGTGCGGTTGTGGCCTTATGTGATGGTAACCGTTAGGAAGTTGAAAATTTTCAGCTTGGAGATTTGGTACTAA